From the Bacillus solimangrovi genome, the window AGAATCTGTTCCCGCTACTGCATGTGCAGCAATGATAACAGTATCATTTTCTTGAATGCTAATTTGACGGTCAGCACCTGTAACAATTTTAGATAAAGCTTTCAATGGTTCACCTTGATGACCACTTGTCAAAATTGCTATCTTCTCATTTGGTAACTTAGAAAGTTCTTCTATCGATACAAAGATATTTTTGGGCGCACGCAAATAACCAAGATTTTGGGCTAATGAGACTGTTTTTTCCATTGATTTACCTGCGATCACAATTTTGCGACGTGTTTGTACAGATGCATCAACTACTTGTTGAATACGATAAAGATTTGTTGAAAAACAAGCAACAAGAACCCTACTCTCTGCATCTGTAAATGCATCTAACAACGCACTTGCTGCAACAGATTCTGATAAACTAAATCCTGGTTTGTCAGCATTTGTACTATCAGAAAGTAGACACAAGACACCTTTTTTTCCAATTTCAGCTAATCTTGCATAATTTGGTCCTTTTAGATCTACTGGTGTTTGATCAAATTTAAAATCACCTGTATAGACGATAGCACCTTGAGGTGTATCAACACATATACCAACAGAATCAGAAATATTGTGAGTTGTACGGAAAAAGCTCACAGTGACATCTTCAAAATTTAGTTTCGTATGTTCATCAACTTGTTTAAGTTTGACACGTTTCGTTACATTCTCTTCTTTCAGCTTATCGATAACAAGTCCTAAAGTTAAACGTGTTCCATATACTGGCGCATCAAGCTTTTGCAACATATATGGTAAAGCACCCATATGGTCTTCGTGACCTTGCGTTAAGAAAATCCCTTTAATACGACGTTGATTTTCAAGCAAATATGTAAAGTCAGGAATAACTTTATCAACTCCGAACATCTCATCTTCTGGAAACTTCATTCCTGCATCTAATACAAAAATATCCGAACCATATTCAAGTACATATAAATCTTTCCCAATTTCACCGAGTCCCCCAAGGGCAAATACTTTAACTTTATCTTCTCTCTCTCTCTTTAACACGTATATTTCCTCCTGTTATTCAGTTTTCAATCCGTACTAAGTCACTTATAGATATTATACCGCAGTGAAGAAAGAGAAAACAAGGTAATTCAAACATGCTTTTACTTGTGATATAAAAAATGTTAACAAATTTTATCATAATTTCTTTGCAAACTATATAAATATGTATGCTATGTGTTACAGGTAATGCTTCATATTCAAATTGAGGCTCCATTAGAACGAACAAAAGTGCTCTTATTAGAACGTGAATTATATTATTTTCATAAAAAAAAGATCAATCCATTAGAGGACTGATCCTTTTTGATTGTGTTGCAAAAGATCCACTAGAAGCGTTCGCTGCTCTTGCGTGATTGAAGTAAGGGGCAGACGGACAGAACCGACATCTAAACCACAAATTTGTAAACTTGTTTTTACTGGTGCTGGGTTAGGAGCGATAAACATCGCTTTCATGATAGGGAGCAGATCTTGATGCAACGTTGCTGCTCTCTCGTTATCTCCTTGTTGGAAGCTTGCGATCATCTCACTCATCTCATTTCCAATCACATGTGAACTAACAGAGATAATACCTCTTCCACCAATCGCTAATATTGGAAGTGTCAAACTATCATCTCCACTATACAAGGTAAAATCAGAAGGTGTTCTTGAGATGATTTCTGTTATCGCATTCAGATCACCACTTGCCTCTTTTACAGCTACGATATTTTCAACTTCTGAAAGTTGAACGATCGTGTCAACTGACATATTTACACATGAACGACCTGGAATATTGTACAACATTACAGGCAACTTAACCGCATCGGCAACTGCTTTAAAATGCTCGTACATACCTTGTTGGCTCGGTTTATTATAATAAGGTACGACGAGCATAATCGCATCTACGCCTACCTCTTCAGCTTTTTTAGAAAGATGGATTGAGGCACGTGTATTGTTTGAACCTGTCCCAGCTACTACTGGTATTCGACCATTCACGACTTTCACCACGTGCTGATACAATGCAATTTTTTCTTCAGTAGATAACGTAGGCGATTCACCTGTCGTACCTGCAACAATTAATGATGTCGTTCCATTTTGTATTAAATATTCGACTAGCTTCGTCGTTTTCGCAAAGTCAATATTTCCTTTATTATCAAATGGTGTGACCATCGCCGTACCAATCGTTCCAAAATCCATTGTTATCCTCTCCTTTCTTTACTCAATGACAGATTAACTGCAACACAAAAAAGTTTCCGTTGCATTAACACTATCACAATTTACATAAAAGTTAATGAAGCGGATGTTCTACAACCTCTATATCTTTTTCCAATTGAAATGCTTGATGGAGAGCATTAACTGCAAGAACCATTTCAACTTCTTTCACAAGCACCCAAATAGTAGTATGTGAATCGGCAGATTGAAGAATCGATACTCCCTCATTTGAAAGTGCATTAACGATCTTTGCAGTTACACCTGGTACACCAGTCATACCCGCACCAACAGCTGATACCTTCGCACAGTCTCGAATGACTTTC encodes:
- the dapA gene encoding 4-hydroxy-tetrahydrodipicolinate synthase, producing MDFGTIGTAMVTPFDNKGNIDFAKTTKLVEYLIQNGTTSLIVAGTTGESPTLSTEEKIALYQHVVKVVNGRIPVVAGTGSNNTRASIHLSKKAEEVGVDAIMLVVPYYNKPSQQGMYEHFKAVADAVKLPVMLYNIPGRSCVNMSVDTIVQLSEVENIVAVKEASGDLNAITEIISRTPSDFTLYSGDDSLTLPILAIGGRGIISVSSHVIGNEMSEMIASFQQGDNERAATLHQDLLPIMKAMFIAPNPAPVKTSLQICGLDVGSVRLPLTSITQEQRTLLVDLLQHNQKGSVL
- a CDS encoding ribonuclease J, giving the protein MLKREREDKVKVFALGGLGEIGKDLYVLEYGSDIFVLDAGMKFPEDEMFGVDKVIPDFTYLLENQRRIKGIFLTQGHEDHMGALPYMLQKLDAPVYGTRLTLGLVIDKLKEENVTKRVKLKQVDEHTKLNFEDVTVSFFRTTHNISDSVGICVDTPQGAIVYTGDFKFDQTPVDLKGPNYARLAEIGKKGVLCLLSDSTNADKPGFSLSESVAASALLDAFTDAESRVLVACFSTNLYRIQQVVDASVQTRRKIVIAGKSMEKTVSLAQNLGYLRAPKNIFVSIEELSKLPNEKIAILTSGHQGEPLKALSKIVTGADRQISIQENDTVIIAAHAVAGTDS